A window of Chloroflexota bacterium genomic DNA:
TCGCGCCGCGAGCGGGATTTGATCGCCGCGTAATCCGCGCGGGTAACCCGTGCCGTCCCACTTTTCGTGATGACAGTACGGAATGTCCAACGCCGCATTCAAAAATGAAATCCCCGCGAGCGTCTGGTATGCCATCGTCGGATGCTGGCGCATGATTATCCACTCGGCATCGTCGAGCTTGCCGGGCTTGCGTAAAATGTGATCGGGCACACCGATCTTGCCAATGTCGTGCAACAACGCGCCGCGCCGGATGTGCTCCAATTCCGTCGCGCCGACTCCCATCGCGCGCGCCACACGCAAGGTCAAATCGCAAACGCGCTGCGTATGATTGCTCGTCTCGTGGTCGCGCAGATCAAGCGCGTGCACCCAGCTCTTCAACGTTGCGTCGTAGTTATGTTCCAACGCGCGACGCGAATTTTCTAGCGCCGAGAAATCGCGCTGGATGAGTGTGTACAACAGAATTGCCGTCGCGAGGACATAGAACCATCCTTTCGCAGTTTGCGCGCGCGTGAGGAGATTCGGGTCAACGAACAGCGCCGCCAACAATTGGTCGGAGAATACAATCCAGATTCCACCGATTATGACATAGAGAGACGTAAGTTTGAATGGCACGGGCACACCCAAGTCCCTCTTTTTTGCCGACTCCACAGCAGACCTCCTTCATCAGACGGTAGCCGTGCGCGCTGGCGGCGCGCCAACAAGTAGGTCCAATTATAGAGCGGACAAACGCGAGTGTCAATTTTCACGTTCACGATTGATGTAGGAGCGAGGCATTCGCGAATAATACTTGCTTGGACAACCTGGTTGACTTGGCGCAACGCGTTTCGATTATTACGCGATTCTGCCAATGCCTCGTCCCCACTCTGTCACGGTTTCAAAATCACCTTGACCAGATCCATCTCCCCTTTCGCTAAATCATCGATCAACGAGGTTCCTTCATCGAGCGACGCGATTTTTTCGACGAGCGGCAATGGGTTGATTCTGCCGGTGCGAATCATTTCGATGGATTGCGCGAATTCGTCGTTGAATCCGTACGTGCCGCGCACGGTCACTTCGCGCGTAACGATTTGTTGCATGTTGATCGTCACTTCGGGATCGCTGTTGCCGATCCAGGTCACGCTGCCGCCGTTGCGAACGAGCGCGAGCGATTGCTTGACCGTCGGCGTAATGCCGACTGCTTCGATAACCGCGTGCGCGCCGCGTCCGTTCGTCAGCGATTGCACGATGGCGACCGGGTCTTGTTGCGCGACGTTGACGACGACATCCGCGCCGAGTTTTTTCGCGACGGCTAAACGATGTTCGCTCAAATCGGTAACGATGATTTTTCCCGCACCGCGCAGTTTCGCGGCGAGAATCGTCAGTAAGCCGATCGTGCCCGTGCCGATGATCGCGAGCGTGTCCATCAACTTGAACGGTGTGAGATTGACCGCGTGCATCGCGACCGCAAGCGGCTCGACGAGCGTCCCTTGATCCCAGGTCAATTCATCCGGCAACGCGAACACCATCTTTCGATGCACGCGCACCGCGTCCGCGTACGCACCGTTGAGATTCACGCCGAGCGCGCTGCGGTTGAAGCAAATGTGCGGCAAACCCGCAAGACAATTTTCGCACGTCCCACACGTCAACAATGGATTCACGACGACGCGGTCGCCGACTTTGCGCTCTTGCACGTTCGCGCCAATCGCGGTGACCGTGCCGGAAAATTCGTGTCCCATAATGATCGGCGGCTTGCGGCGACCGGTCGTACCTTTGAAGCCGTGCACATCCGAGCCACACACACCCACCGCGGCAACCTGGACGATCACATCATCAGGCGATGTCACCTGCGGCGCATCCACCTGACGCATCGGCATTCGCCACGCGCCTTCGTAAACGAGTGCTTTCATTTTCATCCTTTCAATACCCAGACAAACAATGCAATGTCAATCAGAATCCCAAGCGAGATCCAGGCGTGCCAAAAAACGATGAGCAGTCCAAGCGATATGATGGATGCCGCGACGGTCAGCAATTGCCACCCATTTTGTAGGACCGGTACGCCGAGAAATCCCAGACCTGCCAGAACATAACCGCAAACAGTGAGAATCCACAGCACAGTACCGATCCAACGCGTTGTCTTCGCGTCCAAACCCATTGGCGTCAAAAGCCACGAGCGCGTCAACACAAAGGGCCATTCCGGCGCGCCGGGTTTTGGCGGCGGCGCGGGCGATGCGTAAGACGCGTGAATCAATCCATGCGCGATCAGAAATAATCCGATCCCGATTTTGAAAATTCCGTCTGACATTCCGTTCCTCTCAAAGATTTTTTCCAAGCGCGAGCGCACCCAATACGCCCGCGCGATTTCCCAAACCTGGCGCGACGATGTACTCAGCGATGCGATCCAAAATTTCCGGCGATTGAATGTAACCGTTGAGTAATTCACGCGTCTGCGTTTGAATCATCGGCAAGAGATGCGGTTGCGCCATTACGCCGCCACCCAGGATGATGCGTTGCGGCGAAAGCGTACACGTCCAGTTCGCCGCCGCGAGCGCGAGGTAACGCGCTTCAATATTCCAACCTGGATGATCGGGCGGCAAAGTCTCCGCGCGTTGCCCCCAACGTTTCTCCATCGCCGGACCATTTGCGAGTCCTTCGAGGCAATCGCCGTGAAACGGACAACTTCCTGGGAACGGGTCGGCTTGCTGGTCGTGCGGCAGAAAAATGTGTCCCATCTCCGGATGCATCAAGCCGTGCATCAGCTTGCCGTTGACCATCCCGCCGCCCCCGATGCCAGTACCAATCGTCACATAGATAAAATCGTCCAGCCCACGCGCGGCGCCCCACGCGTGTTCGCCGAGCGCGGCGACATTCACATCCGTGTCGAATCCAACCGGCACGTTGAACGCGCGGCGAATCGCGCCGGCGAGATCGGTGTTCGCCCACCCAGATTTCGGCGTCGTCGTGATACAGCCGCGTTGCAAATCCACCGGACCGAACGAACCGATGCCGATGGCATCCACACGCGGTTGCGCGCGAAAGAATTCGATCACCGCGCGAATTGTCTCGTCGGGTGTCGTCGTTGCGATGCGCGTCTCGGCGCGCAGGTCGTCGGGACCCGTGCCAATCGCGCAATTAAATTTCGTACCGCCCGCTTCGATAGCGCCGTATAATTTCATTTTTGATTTTCGATTTCTGATTTTCGATTCGTCATTGCGAGGAGCGCAGTTTGCGACGAAGCCGCGAAGCGTCCAATTCGCTTGGTGGGGATTGCTTCGCAAAAAACGTTCGCAATGACAAAAAACAATCCGCGTTTATCCGCGTTCATCCGCGTCCCATTTCCCACGGGCTGGTCATTACACCGCGCGCGTCGAACGCAAGCGGAACTTCGCCGACAATTCGCAAACGTGGGTGCGATTCGATTTCTGTACGCAAATTTTCGCTCGCCCAAAACATATCGAGCTTGAGAGTGTTTTCGATAAGCACCCAGCGCGCGGTCTCGTACGGTTGCCCGCAACCGCGCAACGCGATTTGCAACGCGCGGCGATCATCCGGCATCGTCAGCGGCACCGCCGAGTGGAACATTCCAAAAATGCCGGACGTGATCGAGTTCGTGTACGTCGTCGCCCAGTCCGTCTTGTCCACGAGTCGTTGCGTCGTCACATTCGCCAAACCGATGCCGCACGCGTTGCCGTGCGTCTCTTTCGTCAAATCCAGGACGGCGATCATCGCGACATCCACACCCTCCGTCGGTTCGGGCGTGCGCGCCATCAACATCCGATTGGCGACATTCGTATCCATTCCACTACCGCTAATGTTCTTGCCGATCTGTTTGAGCACGAGCACTTCAACGCGCGCGACCGGAATGCTCGCCATCAACGCTTTCGCGCGATGCAACAAATCCATCTCGCGCGTCGCGCCGATTTCCGACGCAGGCAGCGCGGTGATTTCGGCAGTCTCGTCGCGCGCGTTCTCGATGATCGCGATGCCGCCGACGAGATTCGTATTCGCTTCGTAAATGCGCGCGGCAGGAGCGAGCCAACGTTGAAAACCCGCGCCGCCGTACACGTGCATCGCGAGAGCGCCGCGCTGACGCCCTAGACCGATGACGCACATTTTGGCGAGACCGCTTTCGAGGTCACCGTGGAAATTCGTGTGCGGCTTGACGCGCCCGATGAGCAAGGTGTGATCGGCGGTTGACGAAAGCGCGTCTTGATACAGCGGCGGACCATCGGGCAGTCTGCCAATTTCGCGCACGTCCATCGTCGCGCGAATCTCCGCGCCGATAGAATCGCGCGTGACACCCAGGTCGGCGAGCACACCAATTTGTCCGTCGGCGGTCGCGCCGCCGTGACTGCCCATCGCCGGCATCACGAACGCGCGCGCGCCATGATCGCGCAACGCGTCCATCACCGCGCGCACAATCACCGGCAAATTCGCAATGCCGCGACTGCCGACGCCGACGGCAACCGTCGCACCCGGCTGGATGCGCGGTAGCAGAGTTCGCATCGCCTCGCGCGTTGACGCGGCAACATCGCTCACGCGCGGCGCGTCAAAGCGTTGCTCGACCGCGAGCAATTTTTCCGGCAACGGCACAGGAAAATCAAGTTGTTGGATTTGTTCGATTAGTTTCATGGTTCAGTGTTCAGTCTTCAGTAATCAGTATTCAGTACGCGACTGAATACTGAACACTGCAGACTATTTACTTTTTTCCAATCTTGGTCTTTTTCACTCGCCCCACAATCTCGCGCAAAACGCCTTCGAGATCCGGGTCGGCAGGTTTGAATTCAGCGCCGCTGATGACGAGCGGCGCGCCGAACACGACGATCTGCGCGCCCAGCTCTAGCGTTTGAATCGCCTGGTCAATCGAGAGTCCACCGACCGCCTGGACTGGGATCGTGACCGCGTCGAGCACCGGTTTCAAATCGTCGAGCGGGGAAAGACCCTTGATCATGTTGCGTTCGTCAAACCCGGTGTGCACGATGATGTAATCCACGCCCATCTCTTCGGCTTGACGCGCGCGCGCCGGTTTGTTCGGGCACAGCATTACGTCGCACATCACCTTGCCGTTGTAACGTTCCGCCATTTTCACTTGCTCGATAATGCTCGCATCGTGCGCTTGTCCCATCACGACGACCATGTTCGCGCCGGCATGAAACATCATTTCCGCTTCGAGTCCCGCACCGTCCATCGTCTTCAAGTCCGCGACAATCGGGACGTGCGGAAATTCGCGGCGCAGCATCTTTACGCCGTGCAATCCTTCCGCGAGAATGAACGGCGTGCCAGCTTCGAGCCAATCCACGCCCGCGCGCACCGCGACGCGCGCAACGGCGAGCGCCTCATCCGTGCTCGTGAGATCGAGTGAAATCTGAATGATAGGTTCCACGTTTTTTCCTTGTTTCCTTTTCCTTTATTTCCCTCATTTCCCTTGACTCCCAGGGAATGAAAGGGAAATGTGGGAAATGCGGGAACTCTGGTTCGCTCTATTCCCCAAAATATTTTTCGCGCATCCGTTTCAAAAACTCGATAGACTCACGCATCTCGTCCATACCGTTCATGCCGTCTTCTATGCTGATCCAACCTTGATAGTTTACCGATTTCAAAATGCGAAAGATCGCGTCGTAATCGTTCGCACCGCGCCCGGTCACGCCGTG
This region includes:
- a CDS encoding HD domain-containing protein produces the protein MESAKKRDLGVPVPFKLTSLYVIIGGIWIVFSDQLLAALFVDPNLLTRAQTAKGWFYVLATAILLYTLIQRDFSALENSRRALEHNYDATLKSWVHALDLRDHETSNHTQRVCDLTLRVARAMGVGATELEHIRRGALLHDIGKIGVPDHILRKPGKLDDAEWIIMRQHPTMAYQTLAGISFLNAALDIPYCHHEKWDGTGYPRGLRGDQIPLAARIFAVADVWDALLSNRPYRRAWEPDQVIEYIQDQAGAHFDPKVVGLFIPLISNSEAVIHLNS
- a CDS encoding galactitol-1-phosphate 5-dehydrogenase; this encodes MKALVYEGAWRMPMRQVDAPQVTSPDDVIVQVAAVGVCGSDVHGFKGTTGRRKPPIIMGHEFSGTVTAIGANVQERKVGDRVVVNPLLTCGTCENCLAGLPHICFNRSALGVNLNGAYADAVRVHRKMVFALPDELTWDQGTLVEPLAVAMHAVNLTPFKLMDTLAIIGTGTIGLLTILAAKLRGAGKIIVTDLSEHRLAVAKKLGADVVVNVAQQDPVAIVQSLTNGRGAHAVIEAVGITPTVKQSLALVRNGGSVTWIGNSDPEVTINMQQIVTREVTVRGTYGFNDEFAQSIEMIRTGRINPLPLVEKIASLDEGTSLIDDLAKGEMDLVKVILKP
- a CDS encoding ROK family protein is translated as MKLYGAIEAGGTKFNCAIGTGPDDLRAETRIATTTPDETIRAVIEFFRAQPRVDAIGIGSFGPVDLQRGCITTTPKSGWANTDLAGAIRRAFNVPVGFDTDVNVAALGEHAWGAARGLDDFIYVTIGTGIGGGGMVNGKLMHGLMHPEMGHIFLPHDQQADPFPGSCPFHGDCLEGLANGPAMEKRWGQRAETLPPDHPGWNIEARYLALAAANWTCTLSPQRIILGGGVMAQPHLLPMIQTQTRELLNGYIQSPEILDRIAEYIVAPGLGNRAGVLGALALGKNL
- a CDS encoding DUF2088 domain-containing protein, which encodes MKLIEQIQQLDFPVPLPEKLLAVEQRFDAPRVSDVAASTREAMRTLLPRIQPGATVAVGVGSRGIANLPVIVRAVMDALRDHGARAFVMPAMGSHGGATADGQIGVLADLGVTRDSIGAEIRATMDVREIGRLPDGPPLYQDALSSTADHTLLIGRVKPHTNFHGDLESGLAKMCVIGLGRQRGALAMHVYGGAGFQRWLAPAARIYEANTNLVGGIAIIENARDETAEITALPASEIGATREMDLLHRAKALMASIPVARVEVLVLKQIGKNISGSGMDTNVANRMLMARTPEPTEGVDVAMIAVLDLTKETHGNACGIGLANVTTQRLVDKTDWATTYTNSITSGIFGMFHSAVPLTMPDDRRALQIALRGCGQPYETARWVLIENTLKLDMFWASENLRTEIESHPRLRIVGEVPLAFDARGVMTSPWEMGRG
- a CDS encoding orotidine 5'-phosphate decarboxylase → MEPIIQISLDLTSTDEALAVARVAVRAGVDWLEAGTPFILAEGLHGVKMLRREFPHVPIVADLKTMDGAGLEAEMMFHAGANMVVVMGQAHDASIIEQVKMAERYNGKVMCDVMLCPNKPARARQAEEMGVDYIIVHTGFDERNMIKGLSPLDDLKPVLDAVTIPVQAVGGLSIDQAIQTLELGAQIVVFGAPLVISGAEFKPADPDLEGVLREIVGRVKKTKIGKK